A genome region from Apus apus isolate bApuApu2 chromosome 2, bApuApu2.pri.cur, whole genome shotgun sequence includes the following:
- the FSBP gene encoding fibrinogen silencer-binding protein codes for MVGKARSSNFTLSEKLDLLKLVKPYVKILEEHTNKHSVIVEKNKCWDIIADNYNAIGVDRPPRTAQGLRTLYKRLKEYAKQELLQQKETHSDCKSSISEPTKKVVEMIPQISNVCLRDRSGVQSASIDKETIAGTSSPQAMLDHHPATVMMELQSEEDVKPPPSLIIDTQQNENLDQEEEHQLVHIMERSPSTSVSSVDMRVMMSPSPVPRRDEFFRLEVGERFRPMCGYDPQMLQMLKEEHQIILENQRKIGLYVQEKRDGLKRKQQLEEELLRTKIKVEKLKAIRLRRDLPEYSNI; via the exons ATGGTTGGGAAGGCCAGATCTTCTAATTTTACCTTATCTGAAAAGCTCGATTTGCTCAAACTCGTGAAGCCGTACGTTAAAATTCTCGAGGAACATACCAATAAGCATTCTGTaatagtggaaaaaaacaaatgctgggATATCATAGCTGATAACTACAATGCCATCGGAGTAGATCGCCCTCCTCGTACTGCACAGGGCCTGCGCACGCTGTACAAGAGGCTCAAAGAATATGCCAAACAGGAGCTATTGCAGCAAAAGGAGACTCACTCAGATtgtaaaagcagcatttccGAGCCAACCAAGAAAGTTGTGGAGATGATTCCACAGATTTCCAATGTGTGTTTAAGAGACAGGAGCGGTGTTCAAAG TGCTAGTATCGATAAAGAAACAATTGCTGGTACCAGTTCACCACAGGCCATGTTGGATCACCATCCTGCGACAGTCATGATGGAGTTGCAATCGGAAGAGGATGTCAAACCTCCTCCTTCCTTGATTATAGACACACAGCAAAATGAGAATTTAGATCAAGAGGAAGAACACCAGCTGGTACATATTATGGAAAGGTCTCCTTCAACATCAGTGTCTTCAGTTGATATGAGAGTGATGATGTCTCCCTCTCCTGTACCCAGAAGAGATGAGTTTTTTAGGCTTGAAGTTGGAGAACGCTTTAGACCGATGTGTGGTTATGACCCACAGATGTTACAAATGCTGAAAGAAGAGCACCAAATAATACtagaaaatcaaagaaaaattgGTCTTTATGTCCAAGAAAAAAGGGATGgtttgaaaagaaagcagcaactAGAAGAAGAACTGTTGCGAACAAAAATCAAAGTAGAGAAGCTGAAGGCAATACGACTACGCCGTGATCTGCCAGAATACAGCaatatctaa